The following are encoded together in the Lathyrus oleraceus cultivar Zhongwan6 chromosome 3, CAAS_Psat_ZW6_1.0, whole genome shotgun sequence genome:
- the LOC127130665 gene encoding blue copper protein 1a, giving the protein MVLCRALFLFALIATIFSTIAVAKDFVVGDESGWTLGVDYQAWAANKVFRLGDTLTFKYDADKDNVVRVNGSDFQSCTFPWSAPVLRSGHDTVVLTTYGRRWYISGFANHCKSGQKLVITVVPSQQLPWSPVPSPSASPSPSPTPAPEAAPSSNAPWTATVPRRSMLPKKLFKMIHRNLIAV; this is encoded by the exons ATGGTTCTCTGTCGTGCTCTTTTCCTCTTTGCCCTCATTGCTACTATCTTCTCAACCATAGCTGTGGCAAAAGATTTTGTAGTTGGAGATGAAAGCGGTTGGACACTTGGGGTTGATTATCAAGCTTGGGCCGCAAACAAGGTCTTTCGTCTCGGAGACACACTCA CATTCAAGTATGATGCTGATAAGGACAATGTGGTGAGAGTGAATGGAAGTGATTTTCAGAGTTGCACATTTCCTTGGTCAGCACCAGTGTTGAGAAGTGGACATGATACAGttgtattgacaacatatggaaGAAGATGGTACATTTCAGGTTTTGCAAACCACTGCAAAAGTGGACAAAAACTTGTCATAACTGTCGTGCCATCACAACAATTACCTTGGTCACCAGTTCCTTCACCTTCGGCTTCACCCTCACCCTCACCAACGCCGGCCCCTGAAGCTGCACCGTCTTCGAATGCACCATGGACCGCCACTGTTCCTCGCCGATCCATGCTGCCAAAGAAGCTATTCAAAATGATTCACAGAAATCTGATAGCAGTTTGA